From a single Couchioplanes caeruleus genomic region:
- a CDS encoding FAD-dependent oxidoreductase: MTDVVVLGGGIIGLTAAMRLRERGADVTLWSPAGPLDTVSAVAAAVWYPTRTDFDPRVLRWAGATYEHFRREARDGVPGVLLRRTRNLERDGSTGEPWWAPAAGRVTYRPAAAPWTREVRFEAPLVEMDVYLPWLRDRFERGGGRVVRRGAQRLEEALAEAPVVVNATGLAAGALCGDPAVHPVRGQIVLVANPGLTVSVRDQGEPGTYVHPRTRDVVLGGTYDAGDRSAAPDPATREAIIARCVALVPELAGAAVVGEKVGLRPARHGGPRVEAERRPEGTVVHAYGHGGAGMTLCWGCADEVAGLAGA, encoded by the coding sequence ATGACGGACGTCGTCGTGCTGGGCGGCGGGATCATCGGGCTGACGGCGGCGATGCGGCTGCGCGAGCGCGGGGCCGACGTGACGCTGTGGAGCCCCGCCGGGCCGCTGGACACCGTGTCGGCCGTCGCCGCGGCGGTCTGGTACCCGACCCGCACCGACTTCGACCCCCGGGTGCTGCGGTGGGCCGGGGCGACGTACGAGCACTTCCGGCGGGAGGCCCGCGACGGCGTACCCGGTGTCCTGCTGCGCCGGACCCGCAACCTGGAACGCGACGGGTCGACCGGCGAGCCGTGGTGGGCTCCGGCCGCCGGGCGGGTGACGTACCGGCCGGCCGCCGCGCCGTGGACCCGCGAGGTGCGCTTCGAGGCGCCCCTGGTCGAGATGGACGTCTACCTGCCCTGGCTGCGCGACCGCTTCGAGCGCGGCGGCGGGCGGGTCGTGCGGCGCGGCGCGCAGCGGCTGGAGGAGGCGCTCGCCGAGGCCCCGGTCGTGGTCAACGCCACCGGGCTGGCCGCCGGGGCGCTCTGCGGCGACCCCGCCGTCCACCCGGTCCGCGGGCAGATCGTCCTCGTCGCCAACCCCGGCCTCACGGTGTCCGTCCGCGATCAGGGCGAACCCGGCACGTACGTCCATCCGCGCACGCGCGACGTCGTGCTCGGCGGCACCTACGACGCCGGTGACCGGTCGGCCGCACCGGACCCGGCGACCCGCGAGGCGATCATCGCGCGGTGCGTGGCCCTGGTGCCGGAGCTCGCCGGCGCGGCGGTGGTGGGGGAGAAGGTGGGGCTGCGCCCGGCGCGCCACGGCGGCCCGCGGGTCGAGGCGGAGCGGCGTCCGGAGGGGACGGTGGTGCACGCGTACGGCCACGGCGGCGCCGGCATGACGCTGTGCTGGGGCTGCGCGGACGAGGTCGCCGGGCTGGCCGGCGCCTGA
- a CDS encoding iron chaperone, translating to MSENEERTDGFSAEERAAMKERAAELRAEGKKGAKKADGLQQVLDRIAQLPPEDRALAERVHLAVTKAAPDLTPKTWYGMPAYTNADGKIVVFFQDAAKFKYRYATLGFQDAANLDDGDLWPVVYALRTWNDDVEKKVVELIRAAVS from the coding sequence ATGTCCGAGAACGAGGAGCGCACCGACGGCTTCAGCGCCGAGGAACGCGCGGCGATGAAGGAGCGCGCCGCGGAGCTGCGCGCCGAGGGCAAGAAAGGCGCGAAGAAGGCCGACGGCCTCCAGCAGGTCCTGGACCGGATCGCGCAGCTGCCGCCGGAGGACCGCGCCCTCGCCGAGCGCGTCCACCTCGCGGTGACCAAGGCCGCCCCGGACCTGACGCCCAAGACGTGGTACGGAATGCCCGCCTACACGAACGCGGACGGCAAGATCGTGGTCTTCTTCCAGGACGCCGCCAAGTTCAAGTACCGGTACGCGACCCTGGGCTTCCAGGACGCGGCCAACCTCGACGACGGTGACCTGTGGCCGGTGGTGTACGCCCTGCGCACCTGGAACGACGACGTGGAGAAGAAGGTCGTCGAGCTGATCCGCGCCGCGGTCTCCTGA
- a CDS encoding nucleotidyltransferase domain-containing protein has product MAVGVPVVEEFGEQLAALGWVTDLLVAGSLATGDHVPGVSDLDLVALTGGPVGPDRRRELVALHRRLDSGAASGLQLGCVYVDSARRADPALPHPTWTHGLLVQRILSGVTRAELVRHGYAVFGRAPGEVLPPMSDDDVRDAARAELTGYWAWAARRPWLWLDPGLADLGLTSMARGRHALEHGDLLTKSAAVERIDAPAWLVAQVRARRRGQDVASPRLRTAVIAWRDARRTVRRATGRPVRT; this is encoded by the coding sequence ATGGCGGTCGGCGTACCCGTGGTCGAGGAGTTCGGCGAGCAGCTCGCAGCGCTCGGCTGGGTGACCGATCTGCTGGTCGCCGGGTCGCTGGCAACCGGCGACCACGTGCCCGGCGTGAGCGACCTGGACCTGGTCGCGCTGACCGGCGGGCCGGTCGGCCCGGACCGGCGGCGTGAGCTGGTCGCTCTGCACCGCCGGCTCGACAGCGGTGCCGCATCGGGCCTCCAGCTGGGCTGCGTGTACGTCGACAGCGCCCGCCGGGCCGATCCCGCGCTGCCGCACCCGACGTGGACGCACGGGCTGTTGGTGCAGCGCATCCTGTCCGGGGTCACCCGCGCCGAGCTGGTGCGCCACGGGTACGCCGTGTTCGGTCGCGCGCCCGGCGAGGTGCTGCCGCCGATGAGCGACGACGACGTCCGGGACGCCGCCCGCGCCGAGCTGACCGGTTATTGGGCGTGGGCCGCGCGCCGGCCGTGGTTGTGGCTGGATCCGGGGCTCGCCGACCTCGGCCTGACGTCGATGGCCCGGGGCCGGCATGCGCTGGAGCACGGCGACCTGCTGACGAAGAGCGCGGCCGTCGAGCGGATCGACGCGCCGGCGTGGCTGGTGGCGCAGGTGCGGGCCCGGCGCCGCGGCCAGGACGTCGCCTCGCCGCGGCTGCGGACCGCGGTGATCGCCTGGCGGGACGCCCGCCGGACGGTGCGGCGGGCGACCGGCAGGCCGGTGCGGACCTGA
- a CDS encoding class I SAM-dependent methyltransferase, whose protein sequence is MTGTLRASRTAVGVCQGRAAADGRLAPDRFADPAAMALLRPAEREPVRWVRDDAAPRPWPQRLDFETVRAHAEMIVPRTVAIDDAVRAAAHPQVVILGAGLDGRAWRMPELTVFEVDHPASQQDKRDRAADLPGRPPAYVAVNLGHDPLGTALAAAGHRTDLPTTWVWEGVVPYLTPEQVAATVEQVAGCSAPGSRLVVNYQRPMPSATLGRLVSRALTASAGRRSVWAREPWRSTWTPEAMADLLGRHGFGVATDVHLLEVAEEVGSPIRHRRSLQHGRVAVADRT, encoded by the coding sequence ATGACCGGGACTCTGCGGGCCAGCCGCACGGCGGTCGGGGTGTGCCAGGGACGGGCGGCCGCGGACGGCCGGTTGGCGCCGGACCGCTTCGCCGACCCGGCCGCCATGGCGCTGCTGCGGCCCGCCGAACGCGAACCCGTCCGATGGGTACGCGACGACGCCGCACCCCGGCCGTGGCCGCAACGGCTCGACTTCGAGACGGTACGCGCCCACGCCGAGATGATCGTCCCGCGCACGGTCGCCATCGACGACGCCGTCCGCGCGGCCGCCCACCCGCAGGTGGTGATCCTCGGCGCCGGGCTCGACGGCCGGGCGTGGCGGATGCCGGAGCTCACCGTGTTCGAGGTCGACCACCCGGCCTCCCAGCAGGACAAACGTGACCGCGCCGCGGACCTGCCCGGCCGGCCGCCGGCCTACGTGGCGGTCAACCTGGGACACGACCCGCTGGGGACGGCGCTGGCAGCGGCCGGGCACCGTACGGACCTGCCGACCACCTGGGTCTGGGAGGGCGTGGTGCCGTACCTGACGCCGGAGCAGGTCGCGGCGACGGTCGAGCAGGTCGCGGGGTGCTCGGCGCCGGGCAGCCGCCTCGTCGTGAACTACCAGCGGCCCATGCCGTCGGCGACCCTGGGCCGGCTCGTGTCCCGTGCACTCACGGCCTCGGCCGGCCGGCGCAGCGTCTGGGCCCGCGAACCGTGGCGCTCCACGTGGACGCCGGAAGCGATGGCGGACCTGCTCGGACGGCACGGCTTCGGCGTCGCCACGGACGTGCACCTGCTGGAGGTCGCGGAGGAAGTCGGCTCGCCGATCCGGCACCGGCGGTCACTGCAGCACGGGCGGGTCGCGGTCGCCGACCGGACCTGA
- a CDS encoding GGDEF domain-containing protein, whose amino-acid sequence MHARSWKAFAIAMAVVIAGYQLIPDDAVWVTCWQVGVGWAGTAAVVVGARRLPRRDRLPWWCFGAGIFANSTGIAVAMYVDTVLGWEDLPTPADPFFLLLYPACAAGLAVLIRRREPGRNWTAMVDATTITTGLGLLAWVYVIEPAATEAGLSLFGRSVQVAYPIGDLLLLAMLTRLLRSGGVRGASFWWIAGALGGFLAGDTTWVVLGNLGDVGWHLEEIQWFRRCIDMMFLTAFALVGVAALHADARDMGRPVAPRPPRLSRIQLLALTGASLIAPAILAAQLASGQVKDGPAIVVGSTALFLLVVTRMAQLVRQVEQQSRQVRELSRTDELTGLPNRRAWNDELPRALEHSRRDGAPVCVAVLDLDRFKQFNDSYGHPAGDRLLKEASAAWHGALRTVDTIARFGGEEFTVLLPGTDATAALAVLQRALAATPLGQTFSAGVAAWDGVETSDQLIERADAALYEAKDGGRNRIVPAKPRTYVHMRSSA is encoded by the coding sequence ATGCACGCACGCAGCTGGAAGGCCTTCGCGATCGCGATGGCCGTGGTCATCGCCGGGTACCAGCTGATACCCGACGACGCTGTGTGGGTGACCTGCTGGCAGGTGGGCGTGGGCTGGGCGGGCACCGCCGCCGTCGTCGTCGGCGCCCGGCGGCTGCCGCGCCGCGACCGGCTGCCGTGGTGGTGCTTCGGCGCGGGCATCTTCGCCAACTCCACCGGCATCGCCGTCGCGATGTACGTCGACACCGTGCTCGGCTGGGAGGACCTGCCGACGCCGGCCGACCCGTTCTTCCTCCTGCTCTACCCCGCGTGCGCGGCCGGGCTGGCGGTGCTGATCCGGCGCCGGGAGCCGGGGCGCAACTGGACCGCCATGGTCGACGCCACCACGATCACCACCGGCCTGGGCCTGCTCGCCTGGGTGTACGTCATCGAGCCGGCGGCCACCGAGGCGGGTCTGTCGCTGTTCGGCCGCAGCGTGCAGGTCGCGTACCCGATCGGGGATCTGCTGCTGCTGGCGATGCTCACCCGGCTGCTGCGGTCCGGCGGTGTCCGGGGCGCGTCGTTCTGGTGGATCGCCGGCGCGCTGGGCGGGTTCCTCGCCGGCGACACCACCTGGGTGGTGCTCGGCAACCTCGGCGACGTCGGGTGGCACCTGGAGGAGATCCAGTGGTTCCGCCGCTGCATCGACATGATGTTCCTGACCGCGTTCGCCCTGGTGGGAGTGGCGGCGCTGCACGCCGACGCGCGGGACATGGGCCGTCCGGTGGCGCCGCGGCCGCCGCGGCTGAGCCGCATCCAGCTGCTCGCGCTCACCGGCGCGTCGCTGATCGCCCCGGCGATCCTGGCCGCTCAGCTGGCCTCGGGCCAGGTCAAGGACGGCCCGGCGATCGTGGTCGGCTCCACGGCGCTGTTCCTGCTGGTCGTCACCCGGATGGCCCAGCTGGTCCGGCAGGTCGAGCAGCAGTCCCGCCAGGTACGGGAGCTGTCGCGCACCGACGAGCTGACCGGTCTGCCGAACCGGCGGGCCTGGAACGACGAGCTGCCCCGCGCGCTGGAACACTCCCGGCGTGACGGCGCGCCGGTGTGCGTGGCCGTCCTCGACCTCGACCGGTTCAAGCAGTTCAACGACAGCTACGGGCACCCGGCCGGCGACCGGTTGCTGAAGGAGGCCAGCGCGGCCTGGCACGGGGCGCTGCGGACGGTCGACACGATCGCGCGGTTCGGCGGCGAGGAGTTCACCGTGCTGCTGCCGGGCACGGACGCGACCGCGGCGCTGGCGGTGCTGCAACGGGCCCTGGCCGCCACGCCGCTGGGGCAGACGTTCTCGGCCGGCGTCGCGGCCTGGGACGGCGTCGAGACGTCCGACCAGCTCATCGAGCGCGCCGACGCCGCCCTGTACGAGGCCAAGGACGGTGGCCGGAATCGCATCGTCCCGGCGAAGCCCCGGACGTACGTGCATATGCGCAGCTCAGCATAG
- a CDS encoding cysteine hydrolase family protein, whose product MSTLENRPATALLVIDVQNAIVEGTYERDAVVATIAGLVGKARAEDVPVVWVQHNSDHLPRGSDGWHIVPELSRAPAEPLVEKTYADSFEETTLEQTLRGLGAGRLFLCGAQTDECIRSTLHGAIARGYDAILVSDAHTTEDQSPWGAPTPDKVVAHTNLYWSNHRAPGRTAGTVEAKNVAFRE is encoded by the coding sequence ATGAGCACACTGGAGAACCGGCCCGCGACCGCGCTCCTCGTGATCGACGTGCAGAACGCGATCGTCGAGGGGACGTACGAACGCGACGCCGTGGTGGCCACCATCGCGGGCCTCGTCGGCAAGGCCCGCGCGGAGGACGTCCCGGTCGTCTGGGTCCAGCACAACAGCGACCACCTGCCCCGCGGCAGCGACGGCTGGCACATCGTCCCGGAGCTGAGCCGGGCACCGGCCGAGCCCCTGGTCGAGAAGACGTACGCCGACTCCTTCGAGGAGACCACCCTCGAACAGACCCTGCGCGGTCTGGGCGCCGGACGCCTGTTCCTGTGCGGCGCCCAGACCGACGAGTGCATCCGATCGACCCTGCACGGCGCGATCGCCCGCGGCTACGACGCGATCCTGGTCAGCGACGCCCACACCACGGAGGACCAGAGCCCCTGGGGCGCCCCGACGCCGGACAAGGTGGTCGCGCACACCAACCTGTACTGGTCCAACCACCGGGCGCCGGGCCGGACGGCGGGGACGGTGGAGGCGAAGAACGTCGCCTTCAGGGAGTGA
- a CDS encoding acyl-CoA dehydrogenase family protein, with translation MTIDSHAAAVSAARELADVLAPGVVQRDRDGAARVPVEALAALDGSGLLAVTVPAADGGPGLGPVTLAEVTRTIAAVDPAIAQVPQAHYLLVDVLAVHGDDRTRSVLYAEVRAGRRIGNALAERGGTHAQDLTTRLSAGRLTGRKYYTTGALTSAWIAVSALDDTGRLVLAFVPRDAPGVTVGTDWDVIGQRATISGTATFDEVPVPHVLDYAGAYEVPQQLGARAQLVHAAIEVGIAGGALRDARAYLREKARPSTEAVRAGAATAADDPHVLHRYGRIATRVRAAEALLADAARTLDEAGLIPASAQEAARGSLAVAAAKAFGSEVALEAASELFQMCGTSSAAAKYDLDRHWRNARTHSVHDPLDWKYHHLGAYELADVQPPNHGQL, from the coding sequence GTGACCATCGACTCGCACGCCGCCGCCGTGTCCGCCGCCCGGGAGCTCGCCGACGTCCTGGCGCCGGGCGTCGTCCAGCGCGACCGGGACGGCGCTGCGCGCGTACCCGTGGAGGCGCTGGCGGCCCTCGACGGCTCGGGCCTGCTCGCCGTCACCGTCCCGGCCGCCGACGGCGGCCCGGGTCTCGGCCCCGTCACCCTCGCGGAGGTCACCCGCACGATCGCCGCGGTCGACCCCGCCATCGCCCAGGTGCCGCAGGCGCACTACCTGCTCGTCGACGTCCTGGCCGTGCACGGCGACGACAGGACCAGGTCCGTGCTGTACGCCGAGGTGCGAGCCGGCCGGCGCATCGGCAACGCCCTGGCCGAGCGGGGCGGCACGCACGCCCAGGACCTGACGACCCGGCTGTCGGCGGGCCGGCTGACCGGCCGCAAGTACTACACGACCGGCGCCCTGACCTCGGCCTGGATCGCGGTCAGCGCCCTCGACGACACCGGGCGGCTGGTGCTGGCCTTCGTGCCCCGCGACGCGCCGGGCGTCACCGTCGGCACGGACTGGGACGTGATCGGCCAGCGCGCCACCATCAGCGGGACCGCCACGTTCGACGAGGTCCCGGTCCCGCACGTGCTGGACTACGCGGGCGCGTACGAGGTCCCGCAGCAGCTCGGGGCCCGCGCCCAGCTCGTGCACGCCGCGATCGAGGTGGGCATCGCCGGGGGAGCGCTGCGTGACGCCCGGGCGTACCTGCGCGAGAAGGCGCGGCCGTCCACCGAGGCCGTCCGGGCGGGAGCGGCCACCGCCGCGGACGACCCCCACGTGCTGCACCGCTACGGCCGGATCGCCACCCGCGTCCGGGCCGCCGAGGCGCTGCTCGCGGATGCGGCGCGCACCCTGGACGAGGCCGGCCTGATCCCGGCGTCGGCGCAGGAGGCCGCCCGTGGATCCCTCGCCGTCGCGGCGGCCAAGGCGTTCGGCAGCGAGGTCGCGCTCGAGGCGGCGTCCGAGCTGTTCCAGATGTGCGGCACCAGCTCGGCGGCGGCCAAGTACGACCTGGACCGGCACTGGCGCAACGCCCGTACCCACAGCGTCCACGACCCGCTCGACTGGAAGTACCACCACCTCGGCGCGTACGAGCTGGCCGACGTGCAGCCGCCGAACCACGGGCAACTGTAG
- a CDS encoding DUF4037 domain-containing protein, whose translation MPGLDLSRRFYEQAVRPLLGDIPHAAALLGPGSEVLGLDDHVSPDHDFGPRVQLFLPPAAVAPDLSGLPARFDGHHGHRVEVTTAAAYFTARLGADPAAGLTTADWLLTPTQVLATLTAGAVFHDPDGELARRRAALSWYPRDIWRYALAAAWLRVAQEEAFPSRAGAAGDDLGSRVVTARLVRELMRLAFLVERRWAPYAKWLGTAFTRLDLAAHAGPPLAAALSATGWRDREDALVRAANVLAAATNDLGLAPAVDPAPRRYFTRDIRVLGADRFVTALTSAVEDAEVRALLGRLGGRRGGPVGTLPGTIDQAVDSTEILTDPARCRRAAAVLGLPADPGVAR comes from the coding sequence GTGCCCGGACTCGACCTTTCCCGCCGCTTCTACGAGCAGGCGGTCCGGCCGCTGCTCGGCGACATTCCGCACGCCGCGGCGCTGCTCGGGCCGGGCTCGGAGGTGCTCGGCCTCGACGACCACGTCTCACCGGACCACGACTTCGGCCCGCGCGTGCAGCTGTTCCTGCCGCCGGCCGCCGTCGCGCCGGACCTCAGCGGTCTGCCCGCCCGCTTCGACGGGCATCACGGCCACCGGGTCGAGGTGACGACGGCCGCTGCGTACTTCACCGCCCGGCTCGGCGCCGACCCCGCCGCCGGCCTCACGACGGCCGACTGGCTGCTGACCCCGACGCAGGTCCTGGCCACCCTCACCGCCGGAGCGGTCTTCCACGACCCGGACGGCGAGCTGGCCCGTCGCCGCGCCGCGCTGTCCTGGTACCCGCGCGACATCTGGCGGTACGCCCTCGCGGCGGCCTGGCTGCGGGTCGCCCAGGAGGAGGCGTTCCCGTCGCGCGCCGGTGCGGCCGGTGACGACCTGGGCTCCCGCGTCGTCACGGCCCGGCTGGTCCGCGAGCTGATGCGCCTCGCGTTCCTCGTCGAGCGGCGCTGGGCCCCGTACGCGAAATGGCTCGGCACCGCCTTCACCCGCCTGGACCTGGCCGCGCACGCCGGCCCGCCGCTGGCCGCGGCCCTGTCGGCGACCGGCTGGCGCGACCGGGAGGACGCGCTGGTCCGGGCGGCGAACGTGCTCGCCGCGGCGACCAACGACCTCGGCCTGGCCCCGGCCGTCGACCCGGCACCCCGCCGCTACTTCACCCGCGACATCCGGGTGCTCGGCGCCGACCGGTTCGTCACCGCGCTGACCTCGGCGGTCGAGGACGCCGAGGTGCGGGCGCTGCTCGGCCGGCTGGGCGGGCGCCGCGGCGGACCGGTCGGCACCCTGCCCGGCACGATCGACCAGGCCGTGGACTCGACCGAGATCCTGACCGACCCGGCACGCTGCCGGCGGGCCGCGGCGGTGCTCGGCCTGCCCGCCGACCCGGGCGTGGCACGATGA
- a CDS encoding DUF1810 domain-containing protein, protein MSELERFVQAQDSTYDRALAELRAGRKSSHWMWFVFPQIAGLGSSSTAQRYAIQDLAEARAYLAHPVLGPRLTECAEALLAVEGRTAEQILGYPDDLKLRSSMTLFAEAAGQEQAGLFRQVLDRYYDGEPDPATMERI, encoded by the coding sequence ATGTCGGAGCTGGAGCGGTTCGTGCAGGCGCAGGACAGCACGTACGACCGGGCGCTCGCCGAGCTGCGTGCCGGCCGTAAGAGCAGCCACTGGATGTGGTTCGTGTTCCCGCAGATCGCCGGGCTGGGCTCCAGCTCGACGGCGCAGCGGTACGCGATCCAGGACCTCGCCGAGGCCCGCGCCTACCTGGCCCATCCCGTGCTGGGCCCGCGGCTGACCGAGTGCGCCGAGGCGCTGCTGGCCGTCGAGGGGCGCACCGCCGAGCAGATCCTCGGCTACCCCGACGACCTGAAGCTGCGCTCGTCGATGACGCTGTTCGCGGAGGCCGCGGGGCAGGAGCAGGCCGGCCTGTTCCGGCAGGTGCTCGACCGCTACTACGACGGCGAGCCGGACCCGGCGACGATGGAGCGGATCTAG
- a CDS encoding TIGR03943 family putative permease subunit — protein MNRQAQAVVMLLLGGAVLKASLGDLYLRYVKAGLQPFLIGAGALLVAAAVMTLWYELRSRRTTSHAHEHHHEPRIGWLLILPVLGLLLVAPPALGSYAAGQAGSVLTAQNSASDYPPLPAGDPVDVGLLDYASRAVFDQGRSLTGRTLRLTGFVTPGPDGEPMLARMVLSCCAADGRPIKVGLTGAGPSAVAPDTWVQVVGAYTNRVGKDPVNDADVPYLQVTGWQEVTPPKQQYE, from the coding sequence GTGAACCGGCAGGCCCAGGCCGTCGTCATGCTGCTGCTCGGCGGGGCGGTGCTCAAGGCCAGCCTCGGCGACCTGTACCTGCGGTACGTGAAGGCGGGCCTGCAGCCCTTCCTGATCGGCGCCGGCGCGCTGCTGGTCGCGGCCGCGGTCATGACCCTCTGGTACGAGCTGCGCTCCCGCCGCACCACTTCCCACGCGCACGAGCACCACCACGAGCCACGGATCGGCTGGCTGCTCATCCTGCCCGTGCTCGGCCTGCTGCTCGTCGCCCCGCCCGCGCTGGGCTCGTACGCGGCGGGCCAGGCCGGCAGCGTGCTCACCGCGCAGAATTCCGCCTCCGACTATCCCCCGCTGCCCGCCGGCGACCCGGTCGACGTGGGGCTGCTGGACTACGCGTCCCGCGCGGTCTTCGACCAGGGGCGCAGCCTCACCGGCCGCACGCTGCGGCTCACCGGTTTCGTCACGCCGGGGCCGGACGGCGAGCCGATGCTGGCGCGCATGGTGCTGTCCTGCTGCGCCGCCGACGGCCGCCCGATCAAGGTGGGGCTGACCGGCGCCGGCCCGTCGGCCGTCGCCCCGGACACCTGGGTGCAGGTCGTGGGGGCGTACACGAACCGGGTCGGCAAGGATCCGGTGAACGACGCCGACGTGCCGTACCTGCAGGTGACCGGCTGGCAGGAGGTCACCCCGCCGAAGCAGCAGTACGAGTGA
- a CDS encoding YiaA/YiaB family inner membrane protein, translated as METTPQPKTTSAFYLQSIASFGLSLIATVAGIVYLPVGAWIRAFLAVGLLYVVTSAFTLAKCVRDAQEVGSVVRRVDQARVDKLLAEHDPYRVAG; from the coding sequence ATGGAAACCACGCCGCAGCCGAAGACCACGTCCGCCTTCTACCTGCAGTCGATCGCCTCGTTCGGCCTGTCCCTGATTGCCACCGTCGCGGGGATCGTCTACCTGCCCGTGGGCGCGTGGATCCGCGCCTTCCTCGCCGTCGGCCTGCTGTACGTCGTCACCTCGGCGTTCACCCTGGCCAAGTGCGTGCGCGACGCCCAGGAGGTGGGCTCGGTGGTGCGCCGGGTCGACCAGGCCCGGGTGGACAAGCTGCTCGCCGAGCACGACCCGTACCGGGTGGCCGGCTAG
- a CDS encoding FBP domain-containing protein, which yields MEPLDERAIRGSFVNCSKGEASRIRMPAGFADGGVPWDDLDFLGWTDPGAPQRALLVVPGDPGPTGLVLRRPEAVRSTAMRSSMCRVCLTDHAASGVALFVAPLAGPAGRRGNTVGEYLCADLACPLYLRGRRQPKLRLVRREETLSLAERIDRAMTNLAAFTARVLAG from the coding sequence GTGGAACCCCTCGATGAACGCGCGATCCGCGGCTCCTTCGTCAACTGCAGCAAGGGTGAGGCGTCCCGGATCCGCATGCCCGCGGGCTTCGCCGACGGCGGCGTGCCGTGGGACGACCTCGACTTCCTCGGCTGGACCGACCCCGGCGCCCCCCAGCGGGCGCTGCTCGTCGTCCCCGGCGACCCCGGCCCGACCGGTCTGGTCCTGCGCCGGCCCGAGGCGGTGCGCTCCACCGCGATGCGCTCGAGCATGTGCCGGGTCTGCCTGACCGACCACGCGGCCTCGGGCGTGGCGCTGTTCGTCGCCCCGCTCGCCGGTCCGGCCGGCCGCCGCGGCAACACGGTCGGCGAATACCTGTGCGCGGACCTGGCCTGCCCGCTGTACCTGCGCGGCCGGCGGCAGCCCAAGTTGCGGCTGGTCCGGCGCGAGGAGACGCTGTCACTGGCGGAACGCATCGACCGGGCGATGACCAACCTGGCGGCCTTCACCGCGCGCGTCCTCGCCGGCTGA
- a CDS encoding permease yields the protein MERPPAAGGPGGHDAGGGRRFGSVELLAVLLVLLVVFRNPLASLISDARLQTWTTVFVSVLVQAVPFLVFGVVLSAVIAVFVPRSFWARALPRHPALAVPAAGLAGVVLPGCECGSVPIAGSLIRRGVTPAAALAFLLAAPAINPIVLTATVVAFPGRPMMAVARGVASLVVAVAMGWLWLRLGRTEWIKLPHRPDLDGLSRGNAFWAAVRHDLMHAGGFLVVGAAAAATINVVVPERWLSSLAGNAALSVLALAILAVLLSICSEADAFVAASLSQFSLTSRLVFLVVGPTVDLKLISMQAGVFGRRFAVRFAPATLVAAIVVGTGVGAVLL from the coding sequence ATCGAGCGGCCGCCTGCCGCCGGCGGGCCCGGCGGGCACGACGCCGGCGGCGGCCGCCGGTTCGGCTCCGTGGAGCTGCTCGCGGTCCTGCTGGTGCTGCTGGTGGTCTTCCGCAACCCGCTCGCGTCGCTGATCTCGGACGCCCGCCTGCAGACCTGGACCACCGTCTTCGTGTCGGTGCTGGTGCAGGCGGTCCCGTTCCTCGTGTTCGGGGTGGTGCTGTCCGCGGTGATCGCCGTGTTCGTGCCGCGCTCGTTCTGGGCGCGGGCGCTGCCGCGGCATCCCGCGCTGGCCGTGCCGGCGGCCGGGCTGGCCGGCGTGGTGCTGCCCGGCTGCGAGTGCGGCAGCGTACCCATCGCGGGGTCGTTGATCCGCCGCGGCGTGACGCCGGCGGCGGCCCTGGCCTTCCTGCTGGCCGCGCCCGCGATCAACCCGATCGTGCTGACCGCGACGGTGGTGGCGTTCCCCGGCCGGCCGATGATGGCGGTGGCGCGCGGCGTGGCCAGCCTGGTGGTGGCGGTCGCGATGGGGTGGCTCTGGCTGCGGCTGGGCCGCACCGAGTGGATCAAGCTGCCGCACCGGCCGGACCTCGACGGCCTGAGCCGCGGCAACGCGTTCTGGGCGGCCGTGCGGCACGACCTCATGCACGCCGGCGGCTTCCTCGTGGTCGGGGCGGCGGCCGCCGCGACCATCAACGTCGTGGTCCCCGAACGCTGGCTGAGCAGCCTCGCGGGCAACGCCGCGCTGTCGGTGCTGGCGCTGGCGATCCTCGCCGTCCTGTTGTCCATCTGCAGCGAGGCCGACGCGTTCGTCGCGGCGTCGCTGTCGCAGTTCTCGCTGACGTCGCGGCTGGTGTTCCTGGTGGTGGGCCCGACGGTGGACCTCAAGCTGATCAGCATGCAGGCCGGCGTGTTCGGCCGCCGCTTCGCGGTCCGCTTCGCCCCGGCCACGCTGGTCGCGGCGATCGTGGTCGGCACCGGCGTCGGGGCGGTGCTGCTGTGA